The segment TCGGGCACTTCCTGGTCAAGACCGAGCAGGACGCGCTGGACACGGTCAAGCAGTACCTGTCCTACCTGCCCTCCAACTGGCAGCAGGACGCCCCCGCGGCCGAGGCCGCGGACTCCCCGGCGAACATCGACCTCGCGGCGCTGGTCCCGGTCAGCGAGCGCCAGGCGTTCGACATGCGCCGCTTCATCAAGGGCCTGGTCGACACCGACTCGTTCTTCGAGATCCACGCGCTGTGGGCCCGGGAGCTGACCGTCGGTTTCGCCCGGCTGGACGGCAAGCCGGTCGGCATCGTGGCGAACAACCCGATGTTCAAGGGCGGCGTGCTCTTCGTAGACTCCGCCGACAAGGCCACGCGCTTCATCCAGCTCTGCGACGCGTTCAACGTGCCGCTGCTGTTCCTGTCCGACGTGCCCGGGTTCATGGTCGGCACGGCCGTGGAGAAGCAGGGCATCATCCGGCACGGCGCCAAGATGATCACCGCGGTCTCCGAGGCCACGGTCCCGAAGATGTGCGTGGTGGTCCGCAAGGCCTACGGCGCCGGCCTGTACGCCATGGCCGGCCCCGGCTTCGAGCCGGACGCCACCATCGCCCTGCCCACCGCCAAGATCGCGGTGATGGGCGCCGAGGCGGCGGTGAACGCCGTGTACGCGAACAAGATCGCGGCCATCGAGGACGACGCCGAGCGCGCGGCCTTCGTCGCCGACAAGCGGGCCGAGTACGAGACCGACATCGACTTCGTGCGCCTGGCCAGCGAGCTGGTGATCGACGACATCGTCGAGCCGGCCGACCTTCGGACTTCCCTGATCGCCCGCTACCGCGCGGCTGAGGGCAAGGACCGTTTCTTCTCCCGGCGCCGCCACGGCGTCACCCCGGTCTGAGCGGAGGACCTCCCATGGATCACCGGTTGAGTGAAGACTACGAAACCCTGCGCGCCACCGTGGAGGAGTTCGCCCACGACGTCGTCGCCCCCAAGATCGGGGCGTTCTACGAGCGCGAGGAGTTCCCCTACGAGATCGTGGCCCAGATGGGCCGCATGGGCCTGTTCGGCCTGCCCTTCCCCGAGGAGTACGGCGGCATGGGCGGCGACTACTTCGCCCTGTGCCTGGCCCTGGAGGAGCTGGCCCGCGTCGACTCCTCGGTCGCCATCACCCTGGAGGCGGGCGTCTCCCTGGGCGCCATGCCGGTCTACCGCTTCGGCACCGAGGAGCAGAAGCAGCAGTGGCTGCCCAAGCTCTGCTCCGGCGAGATGCTCGGCGCCTTCGGCCTGACCGAACCCGGCGGCGGCTCCGACGCCGGCGCCACCCGCACCACGGCGGTCCTGGAGAACGGCGAGTGGGTGATCAACGGCACGAAGTGCTTCATCACCAACTCCGGCACCGACATCACCGGCCTGATCACCGTCACGGCGGTCACCGGCACGAAGGAAAGCGGCGCCAAGGAGATCAGCACCATCATGGTCCCGGCCGGCACCCCCGGCCTGACCGTCGCGCCGAAGTACAGCAAGGTCGGCTGGAACGCCTCGGACACCCGCGAACTGTCCTTCGCGGACGTCCGCGTCCCGGAGGCGAACCTCCTGGGCGAGATCGGCCGCGGCTACGCGAACTTCCTCCGCACCCTGGACGAAGGCCGCATCGCCATCGCCGCCCTGTCCACCGGCCTGTCCCAGGGCTGCGTCGACGAATCGGTGAAGTACGCCCACGAACGCGAGGCCTTCGGCCGCCCCATCGGCGCCAACCAGGCCATCCAGTTCAAGCTGGCGGACATGCGCCTGCGCGCCCACACCTCCCGCCTGGCGTACTACGACGCCGCCAGCCGCATGCTCGCCGGCGAGCCCTTCAAGGCCGAGGCCGCGATGGCGAAGCTGTACTGCTCGGAGTCCGCGGTGACCAACGCGCGCGAGGCGACGCAGATCCACGGCGGCTACGGGTTCATGAACGAGTTCCCGGTCGCGCGCATGTGGCGGGACTCGAAGATCCTGGAGATCGGCGAGGGGACCTCTGAGGTCCAGCGCATGCTGATCGCGCGGGACATGGGGCTGCCGAACGCGTGACGTCCGGCGGCTCCGGTTCGTCCAGTTCGTCCGGGGCGGCGTCAGCAGACTGCTGACGCCGCCCCGCGGTCGTTCAGGACAGCGGGTACTGCGGCGCCAGGGCGGCGGCGATGTCGGTGGCGACCGTATCGGCGTAGTTGACGTTCGGGGTGCTGGAGGGGCCGTCGGTGGTGCTGACCGCGATGGACAGGTCCTGGGACGGCAGATAGGCCTGGATGGCGAAGTAGCCCGAGAAGGACGGGTTCTGCACGACCCAGGTGTTGATCACCTGCACGCCGAAGCCGTAGTGCGCGGCCTCGGTGTTCAGGCGGCAGATGCCCGGAGGGCACTTGCTCGCGTCACCCAGCCCCACCGTCCCCGGATTGAGCTGGAACTGGAACCACGCGGGGGAGAGCAGCTGGCCGGAGCCGATGGCCCGCGCGGAGGTGGCCAGGTCGCAGACGTTCTGGGTGAGGATCGCGCCATGGGCCGTGGTCCAGGACGGGTTCCAGAAGGTGGACTCCTCGTAGGTGCCGCGCTCTGAGGTGAACGCGTGTACGGGGTCTGGGATCGGCGGCTTGGCGTTGATGAACGTGTTGTCCAGACCCAGCGGCTCCAGGACGCGCTTCTTCAGGAGCTGGTCGAGCGGGACGCCGGTGATCTTCTCCAGGGCCTCGCCCTCGAGGACGAAGTTGGCGTGCGAGTAGCTCCAGTTGGTGCCCGGCGCGTACCAGAGGTCGTGGTGGAACGGGTAGGCGAGGACGTCGTCCTCGGTCCAGTACCTGAACGGGTGGGACTCGACCTCTTTGAGGAAGTCCGGGTCGACGACGTAGTCGTGCAGCCCCGAGCTGGAGTTGCCGAGCTGCCGCAGGGTGATCTTGTCCGCACCCTTGACCTGCAGGATCTTCGGCACATAGCGCGCGGCCGGGGCGTCGATGTCGACGACGCCCTGCTGCGCCAGCTGGAGCAGGATAGTGGCCATGTAGGCGATGCCCACGGAGCCGGTCCGGAACTGCATGTCCGTGTCGGCGGGGATGCCCGTCATCGACTCGCCCAGGGCGTTGGTCAGCAGGTTCTGCCGGCCGCGGGTGACCTTGAGGATGACGGAGTTGAGGCCGAACTTCGCCTTGTCGGCCTTGGCGATGTTCTGGATCTGGAGCCCGGCGCCGCGTGCGGGCTCCGGCGAGCTTTCACACGTGCTCCTGTTCGAGGTGCCGGCCAGGGCGGGTGCCGAGGTGGCCGGGATGAGTGCGGCGGTGACCAGGGTGGCGGCGCCCAACAGGGCCGCGGTCCGGTTCTTCCGGGATGTCCGTGACAGTGACATGTCGCCTAGTAAAGACATTGATTGAACCCCCGGGCGGGTAACACGCCGGTCGCTACGCCGAAGGCGTTTCTCGCCGCTCGCGCCGGGGGAGGCGGCTGCGTATGGATGAGATCGTTTCGGACCAGCCCCAGTCCTTCGCCTGGGGCGTGTGGAACAAGCGCCATCCGATCCTGATCAAGCAGATCCAGGACTCCTTCCCCTACCCGGCCGAGATCCGCCGGGCCCTGGACGCGCTCCTGGAGGAGACGATCTCCGGAGACATCCAGCAGCTCCCGTCCGACGCCCACGACGCCGCGCTCTGGCACCTGTGGGACCGGGGCTGGTACGGCCGGCCGTGGCTCAGCGCGCCCTTCCTCTGGGCCGAGTCGTTCTTCTATCGCAGGCTGCTGGAGGCGGTCGGCTACTTCCGGCCGGGCCCGTGGCAGGGCGTCGACCTGTTCGGCCCCGCGAAGGCGGCCGAGCTGGCCACGCCGGCCGTCGCCGCCGAGCTGGCCGCGCTGCACGACGTCGCGGGCGAGCCCATCGCCGCCCAGCGGCGCGCGCTCCTGGAGGCGTCGCTGTGGGGCAACCGGGCCGATCTCGGGTTCCGCATCACCGCGGCCGCCGAGGGTGCCACGACCGATCTGGCCGCCGATGACAGTGTGGCGCTCTGGTCGATCCTGGACGCCGCGCCGAACCCGGTCGTGCACCTGGTCGCCGACAACGCCGGGCGCGAGCTGCTGGCCGACCTGATTCTCGTCGACCAGATGCTGGCCACAGGCGCTGCCGCCCGCGTGGTGATGCATGTGAAGCCGCAGCCGTACTACGTGTCCGACGCCACCGGCGCCGACGTGGTCGCCGTCCTGCGCCGCATCGGCGAGGGCCCCGGCACCGCCGCCAAGACCGCCCAGCGGCTCTGGAACGCGCTGTCCGACGGCACGGTCGGCTTGCGCACGCACCCCTTCTGGTGCGCGCCGCTCCCGTACCGCGACCTGCCCTACGAGCTCGCCGACGACCTGTCCCGCGCGACCTTGGTCATCCTGAAGGGCGACCTCAACTACCGCCGCCTCGTCGGCGACCGTGCCTGGCCGCCCACCACGCCCTTCGCGGAGCTGACCGCCTACTTCCCGGCGCCGGTGGCGACGCTGCGCACGCTGAAGTCCGATGTCGCGGTCGGGCTCACGGCGCAGACCATCGCGAAGCTCGACGCCACCGGGACCGCGTGGCGGACCAGCGGCGAGTACGCGTTGATCCAAGTGCACAGCAAGTGAGCCCCGCCGCATCCGCGACGGGGCCCACCTCAAAACCTCAGTGTCCGGACCACATCAGTGTCAGGACGTACCTCGGTGCCAGGACGTACCTCGGGGTCAGGCGTTGGCCTTGACCTTCTGGGTCTCCTCGATCAGCACCACCAGGGCCGCGATCAGGCCGGCGACCAGGTTGCGGGAGGTCTCGTCGACCAGGTTGCCCTCGCCGTCGAAGCGCTCCCAGTTGTTGCCCACGTGGACCTCGGGCTTGGTGACGACCTTGGCGTCGAGCCAGTGGAACACGTCGCGCAGGTGGTTCTGGGCGCGGACGGTGCCGAAGCCGCTGCCGGAGGCGCCCATGACGGCGACCGGCTTGCCGGTCAGGACCGACTCGCCGTAGGGGCGGGAGGCCCAGTCCAGGGCGTTCTTCAGGACGCCGGGGATCGAGTAGTTGTACTCGGGGCTGGCGATCAGGACGCCGTCGGCGGCGGCGATCTTGGCGCGGAACTCGGCCACGTTCGCCGGGACGTCGGACTCCAGGTCCTGGTCGAAGAAGGGCAGCTGGCCGATGCCGTCGTAGATCTCGATCTCCACGCCCTCGGGGGCGAGCTGCTTGGCCGCGCGGACCAGGGCGGTGTTGGTGGACGCCTTACGGAGGGCGCCGGAGAAGGCGAGGATCTTGGTGGTCACTTCTGAGCTCCCGGGGTCTGGGGTTCTGCTGGTTCTGGGGGGTCGTGCCTGGTGTAGCCCGCCGTGGCGCGGACCGGGACGGGTCTGCGTCGGGCGTAGTCGGTAACGCTGCGTGAGCTGGTTACCTTTCGTAAGGATGAAGGTAGGCGTCGTGCTTACGGTTGTCAAGTCGCCTACGGAAGGTAAGCTAGGTCCATGGCCGACAACACCGCGACGCAGCACGAGGAGCACCTGAGCTCCTTCTGTCCGCGCTTCCACACCGCGGTGGAGATCATCGGGCGGCGCTGGTCCGGGGCGATCCTCCGGGCGATGCTCGCCGGCTCCACCCGCTACACCGACATCGCCTGCTCCGTCCCCAAGCTCTCCGACCGCCTGCTCTCCGAACGTCTGAAGGAGTTCGAACAGGTGGGCCTGGTCGAGCGCGTCGTGATCCCCGAGACCCCGGTGCGCGTGGAGTACCACCTCACCCAGAAGGGTGCCGAGCTGGAACCGGCGTTCCAGCAGCTCGCCGAGTGGGCCGAGAAGTGGATCGAGCTCCCGCCGCTGCCGGAGGGCGTGGAGTGCCAGGAGTCGTTTTTGGAGCCCGGCGAGGGACGCTAATCTGACGCTTGTCAGGCGTGATCACGGCCACGAGCCAGCGGCACGCAGCCACCGCGAAGTTGGGGGACGACGATGTCCGCAGCCGACCAGCCCGCCGCGTTCGGGGAACTCCTCTGGACGCCGACCGACGCGCAGCGTCTGGGCTCGCCGCTGCAGCGCTACCTGGACTGGCTCCCCAAGCAGGGCGTCGGGCCGTTCCCGGCCTACGCCGAAGCCTGGCAGTGGTCCGTGGACCACCCCGCGGAGTTCTGGGAAAGCCTCTGGCGCTACTTCGAGGTGCAGTCCGCGACCCCGTTCGAGGCCGTCCTCCCCGACGCCGGGATGCCCGGCGCGCGCTGGTTCCCCGGCGCTACCCTGAACTTCGCCGAGCACGTCTTCCGCGCCGCCTCCGAGGACCGTCCGGCCCTGCTGTTCGTGGAGGAGGGCGCCGAGCCTGTCGAGGTCTCCTGGGCCGAGCTGCGCCGCCAGGTGGCCGGTCTGGCCGCCACGCTGCGCTCCTGGGGCGTCGGCGTCGGCGACACCGTCGCGGCCTTCCTGCCCAACACCCCGCACGCGATCATCGCCCAGCTGGCCGTGGCCTCGCTCGGCGCGGTGTGGTCCGCCTGCGGCCCCGACTTCGGCACCCAGGGCGTCCTGGACCGCTTCGCGCAGATCGAGCCGAAGGTGTTCATCGGCGTCGACGGCTACCGCTACGGCGGCAAGCGCATCGACCGCCGCGCCGAGTGCATGGAGACCCGCGACGCGCTGCCGACGGTCGAGCACACCGTCTGGGTCGACTACCAGTTCCCGGACGGCCCGGCGTGCGCCGAGAGCATCCGCTGGGCCGAGGCGGTCGCGGGCCCGGAAGGGGCCGAGCCGGCCCTGGTCTTCGAGGCCGTGCCCTTCGACCACCCGCTGTGGATCCTGTACTCCTCGGGCACCACCGGCCTGCCCAAGGGCATCGTCCACGGCCACGGCGGCATCCTGCTGGAGCACTACAAGGCCATCGCCTTCCACATGGGCGTCCAGGAGGGCGACCGCTTCTTCTGGTACTCCTCCACCAGCTGGATGATGTGGAACGTGGTCCTGGGCTCGCTGCTGCTCGGCGCGACCGCCGTGCTCTACGACGGCAGCCCGGCCTTCCCGGACGTCAGCGGCCTGTGGCAGCTCGCGGAGAAGACCGGCGCGACGATGCTCGGCACCAGCGCCGGCTATCTGATGGCCTCGCAGAAGGCTGATCTGCACCCCGGCCGCGACCTGGACCTGTCGGCCCTGCGCGCGATCGGCTCCACCGGCTCCCCGCTGCCCCCGACGGGTTTCCGCTGGGTCTACGACGCGGTGGGCTCGGACATCTGGCTGAACTCGCTGTCCGGCGGCACCGACGTGTGCACCGCCTTCGTCGCCGGCAACCCGCTGCTGCCGGTCTACTCCGGCGAGATCCAGTGCCGCGCCCTGGGCTGCCGCGTGGAGTCCTGGGACGCCGCGGGCCACCCGCACCTCGGCGAGGTCGGCGAACTGGTCCTGACCGCGCCGACACCGTCGATGCCGGTGAAGTTCTGGAACGACCCCGACGGCCACAAGTACCACGACGCCTACTTCGACGTCTTCCCCGGCGTCTGGCGGCACGGCGACTGGTGCACCATCACCGAGCGCGGCGGCGTCATCATCCACGGCCGCTCGGACTCCACGCTGAACAAGCAGGGCGTCCGCATGGGCTCGGCGGACATCTACGAAGTCGTGGAGAAGCTCCCGGAGATCCGCGAATCACTGGTGATCGGCGTGGAACTGCCCGACGGCGGCTACTGGATGCCGCTGTTCGTGCACCTCGCGCCCGACGCGGTCCTGGACGACGACCTCAAGAAGCGCGTGGCCGCCGCGATCCGCGCCGAACTCACCCCCCGCCACGTCCCCGACGAACTCGTCGAGATCCCCGGCGTCCCCCACACCCGCACCGGCAAGCGCCTGGAGATCCCGGTGAAGCGCCTGCTGACCGGCGCCGACCCGGCGAAGGCGGTGAACCTCGGGACCGTGGACGATCCGGCGCTGATCGAGTGGTTCATCGAGTACGCGCGGCGCCGCGACTCAGAGAACTGAGTATCTGAGCGGATGTCCCCGCGGCCGAGCGGGGACATCCTTGGCAGGTGTCGATTTCCGGTGCGATCATTTATGGCGTCGCGGCCTTTGTGGGCATCGCTGTGCTGGCCCGCGCGGCCAGGCCCAAGCGGCGGCCCGTGCCGCCGCCGAGATCCACGGAGCGGCACGGCTTCCGGCGCGAGCATCCGTGGGCCACGCTCGGGATCGTTCTCGGGGCCGTCGCGGCCGTCCTGGTGTTCGTGGCCGGTGTGATCGCGTTCCACTACGCCTTGATCATCGGCGTGTGGTGGTACGCCTGCCGGGGCGGCGCGTGCTGAGTCCGCCGCCGGACCCGTGAAAGGCGCGGCGGCCGGCCAGTCAGCCTGCTACAGCCCGCCCTGCCCCGGGGGCAGCCCGAACCGGTCGGAGCGCACCGACAGTTCGGCGAACCGCGGCGCCGGCTGCGGGGACCACGGGTCCCCGGGCACCGTGCGGAAGTTGGCCCGGAACTCGACGACCAGCGCGTCGAAGACCGGGGTGCCGCTCATGGATCCGGCGGCCGCCATGCGGGAGCCGCCCCTGCTGTTCTCATACATTGTCAAACCACTGTCTTCCGGCCGACGCGCGGCGGGAACGAAGGTGTTCACCGTCCGGACCTGCTTCTGACTCAGACCACGTCGACCAGGTCGGCGATCGACTTCACGATCCGGGAGGGCCGGAAGGGGAAGCGGTCGATCTCGTCGGCCTGGGTCACGCCGGACAGCACCAGGAAGGTCTCCAGGCCCGCCTCGATGCCGCACAGCACATCGGTGTCCATGCGGTCACCGATCATCGCGGTCACTTCCGAGTGCGCCTCGATCTTGTTCAGACCCTCGCGCATCATCAGTGGGTTCGGCTTACCCACGAAGTAGGGCTCCACACCGGTGGCCTTCGTGATGAGCGCCGCGACGGCGCCGCAGGCCGGCTGCGGGCCCTCCGGGGTCGGGCCGGTGGCATCGGGGTTGGTGGCGATGAAGCGCGCGCCGCTGGACACCAGGCGGATGGCGCGGGTGATGGCGTCGATGCTGTAGGCGCGGGTCTCGCCCAGGACCACGTAGTCCGGGGACGCCTCGGACAGGGTGTATCCGACGTCGTACAACGCCGTCGTGAGCCCGGCTTCCCCTATGACGTAGGCGGTTCCGTTGGGCCGCTGGCCGTCCAGGAACTGCGCGGTGGCCAGCGCCGAGGTCCAGATGTGCTCCTCGGGCAGCGGGATGCCCAGGTTCGTCAGACGCGCCGACAGGTCGTGCGGGGTATAGATCGAGTTGTTGGTCAGGACCAGGAACGGCCGGTCCTTGCTCCGAAGCCGGCGGATGAACTCGTCCGCGCCGGGGATCATGTGTCCCTCGCGGATCAGGACGCCGTCCATGTCGGTCATCCAGCATTCGACTGGCTTGCGGTCATGCACTTCGATCTGCTCCTGGAATGGAAGGGAACATTGCGATGGTGGCGACCATCATTCCAGAAGTGAAAAGTTTTAGCGCCGGTGCGCGTGTCGCCTCGCGGCGGAAAGCTCGCCGCGGCTCCAGCCGAACGGTATTCCACGACGGCGTAAATTGAGGCCCGGGGACATCTTCTACGCACCGGCGTCCCCGAGGGTAGCACGAACGATCAGTATATTGTCCAAAGCCCCTGGTCAAACGGTTGCGCAGAGAGCCTCGGCAGCGCCTCCGGGCCGGGTGCGGACGGTCTGTGATCAACCGAACAGCGCAGAACCGTTCGCGCCCCCAGTGGATCTTCGCCGAACCTGCTTGAGGGTTCCGCGCATCCGCGGGCCGTATCAGGAGGAGTTGGACCATGAAGAGCCGTACGCTCAAGCTCACCGCGACCGCGAGCGCCACCGTGCTGCTCGCCGGCTTCGGGGCCGTCGCCGCCACGTCTGCTTCCGCCGCGACCGCGCCGGCCGCCGCCGTCACGCACACGGCCGCCGTGCCGATGGGCGCTCCGGTATCGGCTCACCACCCGGCCTGGTGGCCCTGGTGCGAGATCGACCTGCTCGGCCCGGTGCTGTGCATCAACCTTTGACGGTCCGCGCCCACGGATGACCGACGGGGCCGGACGACTTCGCAGTCGTCCGGCCCCGCCGTTGTCTCAGAACCCTGTTTTTCTCGGAACCCTGTCTTCCTCACTGCTTCCCGGCCGGCGCCGCCACGGCGCTGCCCTCGGGCAGCACGCCGGCGTCGGCCACCGCCGGCACGTCGGGGGTGACGGTCGCCGCGGTGGCCGCGGCCGCCTGCTGCGCGGCGATCACCGGGTTGATCAGCACCACCGCGTCGCTGTCCGCGGTGTCGGCGGTGGCCACCCGGGCCTCGACCATCTGCCCCGGGATCGCCGTGCCGCGCTTGAAGAAGTGCGAGTGCACGTGCTCGTCGTGGTGGACCAGACCGTCCCAGCGGCGCGCGTCGAGCGTGCGGATCAGCGGGATGTGGCGCAGTTCCAGGGTGAGCAGCGTCGCCACGGTCGCCGCGATCGACTCCTTCACCAGGCCCAGGCCGCAGGCCGCGCCGATCGCCGAGCAGGCGAAGATGCTCGCCGCGGTCGTGATGCCGTGCAGCACCTCGTGCTCCTGGACGGTCTGCCGGAAGCACAGGCCGCCGCCGATGAAGCCGATACCGGTCACCGCGCCGGCCAGGATCGTGCTCGCGCCGTTGCCGGCCAGCACGCCGATCAGCGCGGTGGCCGCGCCCAGCAGCGAGAAGGTCCGGTCGCCGGCCATCGCGCCGCGGATCTGCCGCTCGAAGCCCAGGGCGAAGGTCAGGCCCCAGGCCAGGGCGATGCGGCCGACGGCGTCCCAGTGGGTCGGGACGTGGATGTTGTCGGCCGAGGGTATGGCTGCCAGTAGGACGGCCCCCACTGAGTGCATGTCTGTGGTCCTCCCCTGATGTCCTCTGCGAATCCAACGGAACGATAGAGGTACGGGGGGCGGGGCCGGTACTCGAAGGCTGAACACCTCACGGCCGTGATCGAACAGTTATGCAACGCCGATACCCCTCTGGAAGATCACGCGCAGGGGGTACCGTATCGCCCATGGTGTCAGCGCTGGGCAACCGGCTGGCCGCCGGCCTGTGGGGCTGGCTGGCCAAGGCCGGGAAGGTGCACGCGGGCTCGCCGGCCGCCCGCCGTTTCGCCGCGTTCGGCGAGGGGTCCACTATGGCCTTCCCGCCCGGCACGGTCTTCGGGGAACGCTATATATCCGTGGGCGCGCACGTGCTCATCGGCGCCGGCGTCACCATCTCCGCCGGTTTCATCCCGGGCCTGGATCTCGGCCCGGACACCCTGGTGCGGATCGGCGACGGCGTGGTGCTCGGCAGGGGCAGCCACGTGGTCGGCCACCGCTCGATCGACATCGGCGACGACGTGTACACCGGCCCCAACGTCTACATCACCGACCAGAACCACGGCTACGACGACCCCGACGTCCCGATCGGCAAACAGTGGCCCAGCGAGGCCCCGGTGCGGATCGGGTCGGGCTGCTGGATCGGCACCAACGCGGTGATCCTGCCGGGCACGGTCCTGGGCCGCAACGTGGTCGTGGCGGCCGGCAGCGTGGTCCGCGGGGAGTTCCCGGATCACTGCGTGGTCGGCGGTGTCCCGGCCAAGATGCTGCGCCGGTATGAGGCCTCGACCGGCTGGGCCCGGGTGGATTCCCTCCAGCCCCAGACGAGGAAAGCCAGTCCGGCCAACGGATAGAGCGAACTGAGCAGCATCTGCAGCGGGTTCAGGTCCGGGGAGGGGCCGATCACCTTGTGCGGCACAGCCCAGATCAGGAACGACAGGAACACCGCGCACCACGCCGCCGCGGCCCTCGGCGCCCGCACGGCCAGCAGCATCACCGCCGGAACGGCCCACACCCAGTGGTGCGACCAGCTGATCGGCGAAATCAGCAGGCCGGTGACGGCGCAGGTGATCGCGCCGAGTGCGGTGTCCCCGCGCTTGGAGCTCTGAGCCGCCACCCACAAACCCGCTGCCAGGACGACGACCGCCGCGACGGCCCACAGCGCCTTGGGATCGTCGATGTGCGTGACCCGCGCGATCATCCCGGACAGCGACTGGTTGTCGGTGATGTAGGTCTTGCCGACCTTGCTGGTGTCCCAGACCTCGTGCAGCCAGAACTTCACCGATGCGTGGGGGAGCACGGCGAACCCGACGACCATCGTCCCGACCGCACCGGCCGCCGAGACGACGGCCTCCCGCCGCCGGCCCGCCAGCAGGAACCACAGGATGAAGACGCCCGGGGTCAGCTTGATGCCGGTCGCCAGCCCGATGCCCAGGCCCCGCGGCCACTTGCTCGCCGCCGGCCGGGTGAGGTCGAAGAGGATCAGCGCGACCAGCGCCAGGTTGATCTGGCCGTAGCGCAGCGTGGTCCACACCGGCTCGAACCACAGCCCGAGCCCGGCGATCGCGGCGACCAGGGCCCACCGCTCCGCGAAAGTCGGCCGGTCCATCCAGCCCCCGACGAGCTTCGCCGCCAGGTGCACGACCGTGACCAGCGACGCGATGTTGGCGGCGGTCACCACGACCTTCAGCACGCCGACCGGCATCCAGCTGATCGCCGCGAAGAGCATCGCCGCGAAGGGCGGGTAGGTCGCCGGCAGTTGGTTGCCGCCGGCGGTGCCGACGCTGACCCCGGCGCCATACAGGTCGTGGCCGTGCAGGACCGCCAGGCCCTCTTGCCGGTAGACGACCATGTCGATCATGGTCGGGTGCGCGAGCGTGCGGATGACCAGGTAGCCGGCCAGGCTCAGGGCGCCGAAGACGCCGAGCGGGACGGTGAGGCTGCGTCGGTTGGCAAGGCTTAGTCGGTCGGGGAGGCGCACCACCCAGGAGACCTTACGGGATCCTCCCTAGCGGATCTCCACGATCGGCAGCCGCAGCGCTCCCGGGGCCGCCTCCGGGACCGCCGGCTGCGCCGGCCGCACATAGGGAATCCGCCTATACGGTTCCCCTGCAGCGGGCCGCATGTCCGTTTCACCCTTGTTGGGCCAGAACGCGGCGGCGCGCTCGGCCATCGCTGTGATCGTCAACGACGGGTTCACGCCGAGGTTCGCCGAGACCGTGGAGCCGTCGGCGATGTACAGGCCCGGGTGGCCGAACACGCGGTGGTACGGGTCCACCACGCCGTGGTCGCGGTCCCGGCCGATGACGCAGCCGCCGATGATGTGCGCGGTCATCGGGATGTTGAACAGGTCGCCGACGGTGCCGCCGGGGATGCCGTTGATGCGGGCCGCGGTGCGGGTCACCGCCTCGTTGCCGGCCGGGATCCAGGTGGGGTTCGGCAGGCCGTGGCCCTGGCGGGTGGTGAGCTTGTTCTTGCCGAACAGGCCCCGCTTGCGGGAGACGGTCAGCGAGTTGTCGAGGGCCTGCATCACCAGCAGGATGATCGAGCGCTCCGCGAACTTGCGGCTGGGCAGCATGCGCGGAACCCAGCTCGGGTGCTTGACGCCGATGCCGAGCAGCTTGATCCAGCGCGGGGTGCGGCCCTGGCCGTCGGTCAGGCCGGTCTTCAGCAGCCCCATGGCGCCGCTGCCGCGGCCGTAGCGCACCGGCTCGATGTGGGTGTGCTCGTCGGGGTGGAAGGAGGAGGTGATGGCCACCCCTTCCGTGAAGTCGTACTGCCG is part of the Catenulispora sp. MAP5-51 genome and harbors:
- a CDS encoding acetoacetate--CoA ligase, coding for MSAADQPAAFGELLWTPTDAQRLGSPLQRYLDWLPKQGVGPFPAYAEAWQWSVDHPAEFWESLWRYFEVQSATPFEAVLPDAGMPGARWFPGATLNFAEHVFRAASEDRPALLFVEEGAEPVEVSWAELRRQVAGLAATLRSWGVGVGDTVAAFLPNTPHAIIAQLAVASLGAVWSACGPDFGTQGVLDRFAQIEPKVFIGVDGYRYGGKRIDRRAECMETRDALPTVEHTVWVDYQFPDGPACAESIRWAEAVAGPEGAEPALVFEAVPFDHPLWILYSSGTTGLPKGIVHGHGGILLEHYKAIAFHMGVQEGDRFFWYSSTSWMMWNVVLGSLLLGATAVLYDGSPAFPDVSGLWQLAEKTGATMLGTSAGYLMASQKADLHPGRDLDLSALRAIGSTGSPLPPTGFRWVYDAVGSDIWLNSLSGGTDVCTAFVAGNPLLPVYSGEIQCRALGCRVESWDAAGHPHLGEVGELVLTAPTPSMPVKFWNDPDGHKYHDAYFDVFPGVWRHGDWCTITERGGVIIHGRSDSTLNKQGVRMGSADIYEVVEKLPEIRESLVIGVELPDGGYWMPLFVHLAPDAVLDDDLKKRVAAAIRAELTPRHVPDELVEIPGVPHTRTGKRLEIPVKRLLTGADPAKAVNLGTVDDPALIEWFIEYARRRDSEN
- a CDS encoding HAD-IIA family hydrolase produces the protein MHDRKPVECWMTDMDGVLIREGHMIPGADEFIRRLRSKDRPFLVLTNNSIYTPHDLSARLTNLGIPLPEEHIWTSALATAQFLDGQRPNGTAYVIGEAGLTTALYDVGYTLSEASPDYVVLGETRAYSIDAITRAIRLVSSGARFIATNPDATGPTPEGPQPACGAVAALITKATGVEPYFVGKPNPLMMREGLNKIEAHSEVTAMIGDRMDTDVLCGIEAGLETFLVLSGVTQADEIDRFPFRPSRIVKSIADLVDVV
- a CDS encoding MgtC/SapB family protein, with protein sequence MHSVGAVLLAAIPSADNIHVPTHWDAVGRIALAWGLTFALGFERQIRGAMAGDRTFSLLGAATALIGVLAGNGASTILAGAVTGIGFIGGGLCFRQTVQEHEVLHGITTAASIFACSAIGAACGLGLVKESIAATVATLLTLELRHIPLIRTLDARRWDGLVHHDEHVHSHFFKRGTAIPGQMVEARVATADTADSDAVVLINPVIAAQQAAAATAATVTPDVPAVADAGVLPEGSAVAAPAGKQ
- a CDS encoding acyltransferase, which codes for MVSALGNRLAAGLWGWLAKAGKVHAGSPAARRFAAFGEGSTMAFPPGTVFGERYISVGAHVLIGAGVTISAGFIPGLDLGPDTLVRIGDGVVLGRGSHVVGHRSIDIGDDVYTGPNVYITDQNHGYDDPDVPIGKQWPSEAPVRIGSGCWIGTNAVILPGTVLGRNVVVAAGSVVRGEFPDHCVVGGVPAKMLRRYEASTGWARVDSLQPQTRKASPANG